A part of Halobacillus shinanisalinarum genomic DNA contains:
- a CDS encoding VirB4 family type IV secretion system protein, which translates to MFKPKTDQEQTKFKGYNPYLLAHIQPQGGINFQESFIQKGDGYEACVHVYAFPKNVSDFWLEPIFNMENVITTMDVVSDDRYKVRDGLNKGMAEQSSRMINEKDNAGIIEAQNHYEDLRELYNQVSEQGEIVKRVHLRHYVSAPTKIELEDKVKAVLSILQDENFRGSIFLNEQEYEWKALLSSYSDQSTYRNKREGHPIPALGLAGGFPFHFTSLHDPYGTFYGTTLTGGNVVFDLFHRDNQRKSYNGVMVGAMGAGKSTTLKKIMLDNAIKGYKVRTFDVTGEFAELTEALGGKQITLDGSDGVINPLQVYRTAEDETTSFTQHLSKLTTFYKFLAPEASDSELKEYENLLRKLYETNGLWNEDENSTITQQPVHHYPIFSDFLTFIEGQLYEDIKKGKQWEHVSPERKRRFESIELNIRNLVETYAHLFNGTSTIEHFNEQQVVTFTLRGLSQMRAEVFQAQLFNVLNLLWDSMLTNGAPQFDAYDRGELAFEDAVRYLILIDEAHHVINTKKKSESALEFLTKFSREARKYFGSLLYASHTIRDFVPEGSDQSMVEEIKKLFELTQYKIIMQQDSNNLDMMQQIFAGQLSQSELHEIPYLQTGDTMLSIRAVENIRFNVEVSDEELALFGGGA; encoded by the coding sequence GTGTTCAAACCAAAAACGGACCAAGAACAAACAAAATTCAAGGGCTATAACCCATATTTGCTGGCTCACATCCAACCGCAAGGGGGTATCAACTTCCAAGAGTCTTTTATCCAAAAAGGGGATGGGTATGAAGCCTGTGTGCATGTGTATGCTTTTCCCAAAAATGTATCGGACTTCTGGTTAGAGCCGATCTTCAATATGGAGAATGTGATTACAACGATGGATGTCGTATCGGATGATCGATACAAAGTGCGCGATGGGTTAAACAAAGGCATGGCTGAACAAAGTTCCAGAATGATCAATGAAAAAGACAATGCTGGCATCATCGAAGCCCAAAACCATTACGAAGATTTACGAGAACTCTACAATCAGGTGTCCGAACAAGGAGAAATCGTTAAGCGTGTGCATCTCCGCCATTACGTAAGCGCACCCACGAAGATTGAATTAGAGGATAAAGTGAAGGCAGTCTTATCGATACTGCAAGATGAGAACTTTCGAGGATCGATATTTTTAAATGAACAAGAGTACGAATGGAAGGCACTTCTATCAAGTTACAGCGACCAATCTACGTATCGCAATAAACGGGAGGGACACCCCATCCCAGCCTTAGGATTAGCTGGCGGTTTTCCGTTTCACTTTACAAGTTTGCATGATCCTTACGGAACATTCTATGGAACAACATTGACCGGGGGGAACGTTGTATTTGACCTGTTTCATCGCGATAACCAGCGCAAGAGTTATAACGGTGTCATGGTTGGAGCCATGGGGGCTGGAAAATCTACCACACTCAAGAAGATCATGCTAGATAATGCCATTAAAGGTTACAAAGTACGAACCTTTGATGTAACGGGCGAATTTGCGGAATTAACGGAAGCTTTGGGTGGAAAACAAATCACCTTAGATGGCTCGGACGGGGTAATTAATCCGTTGCAAGTGTACCGGACAGCTGAAGATGAAACGACATCGTTTACGCAGCATTTATCCAAGCTTACAACATTTTATAAATTCTTGGCCCCGGAAGCTAGTGATAGCGAACTAAAAGAGTATGAGAATCTTTTACGAAAACTCTATGAAACGAACGGTCTTTGGAATGAAGATGAGAATTCAACCATCACCCAGCAACCGGTGCATCATTATCCGATCTTTTCTGATTTCCTTACCTTTATTGAAGGTCAGTTATATGAAGACATCAAGAAAGGGAAGCAATGGGAACATGTGAGTCCGGAACGAAAGAGGCGTTTCGAAAGTATTGAATTGAATATCCGTAACCTTGTGGAAACCTACGCTCACTTGTTCAATGGTACGTCTACGATTGAACATTTTAACGAACAGCAAGTCGTCACCTTCACGCTACGCGGTTTATCGCAAATGCGTGCTGAAGTCTTTCAGGCCCAATTATTTAATGTGTTGAATCTCCTTTGGGACTCGATGCTTACCAACGGTGCCCCTCAGTTTGATGCTTACGACCGGGGCGAATTGGCGTTTGAAGATGCGGTTCGTTATTTAATTTTAATCGACGAAGCTCATCACGTAATAAATACGAAAAAGAAAAGTGAGAGTGCCCTTGAATTTCTCACGAAATTTAGCCGGGAGGCTAGGAAGTACTTTGGTAGTTTGTTGTACGCAAGCCATACCATTCGGGACTTTGTACCGGAAGGCTCCGATCAAAGTATGGTAGAAGAAATTAAGAAGCTCTTTGAACTCACCCAATACAAAATTATTATGCAGCAGGACAGTAACAACCTAGATATGATGCAGCAAATCTTCGCCGGTCAATTAAGTCAGAGTGAGTTACATGAAATCCCTTATTTGCAGACCGGGGATACGATGTTGAGCATTCGGGCGGTTGAAAATATTCGCTTTAATGTGGAGGTATCGGACGAAGAATTAGCGTTATTTGGGGGAGGTGCTTAA
- a CDS encoding DUF5592 family protein yields the protein MHYKIPSEIGSELKINRLFYLTDLLVVLILGGLGFTLRYVVHPSLIWLYAIFWVILMMTWLVRPKSNPKMRMVKALSLAVFRDRITYCSMDTEENEKGET from the coding sequence TTGCATTATAAAATTCCTTCTGAAATCGGAAGTGAACTGAAGATCAATCGTCTGTTCTACCTGACGGACTTACTTGTTGTGTTAATTCTGGGTGGACTCGGATTTACCTTACGTTATGTTGTGCATCCTTCGTTGATCTGGTTATACGCGATTTTTTGGGTCATATTGATGATGACCTGGCTTGTACGGCCTAAATCAAATCCAAAAATGCGCATGGTGAAAGCGTTGAGTTTAGCTGTGTTTCGGGACCGTATCACCTATTGTTCCATGGATACGGAAGAAAATGAGAAGGGAGAAACCTAA
- a CDS encoding pLS20_p028 family conjugation system transmembrane protein: protein MSDEELLEKLLQFSDVLHSNNIFSSGLRIMGWGIILFLKMIVDSLEGMVDRVLTLTDFFMSEPVQSFLDMIQPVLYILLAFSLAMIGFRLIFNKEKNRAEIPMNIFISIMTITLLTFGMGKVDEFTGDAVDLAQIETESYTTSDRVMIDYITDIAVYDETGWQTPNVEKQHHISPKNIDKISINESITKDFTKANGNKLTSDGQRIVMHKVGLESNGEEGLVELGKSSIFDFLPEHYYRWDVEWFSAIITLGVMAFTMVLISIKVAKLCFELGFNHIVALIMAYADISTGQRLKAIIKNIGSIFVSLIMIFLSLRVYMYYTTFISDHLEGMGYLVALVAGSLAVIDGPNIVQKLFGIDAGLKNAWHVAMGGYLASKTVGPPAKKAVGAVASGGTSAVMNTGAGAVGALAGMASGKGSSQNAHGPSPTQGAQEKLDQKYGTMQSTKSSGQHSQPTLQENNQEQQPGRVSGGSTSSIHEEMQEVERKQQSPNISPKPRLHEEMKQGNRQEAASMEAKGPVGQRSNEMPFVEQRRKNQQATHGEQSKAPTNIDDIPMPNQHRTEQRTVGQYMKDRTKDRFNNNHKVQGAKRTYNLSRKTTENWRKNIQKRQRDS from the coding sequence ATGTCAGATGAAGAACTATTAGAGAAACTGCTTCAATTCTCGGACGTCCTCCATTCCAACAACATTTTCAGTTCGGGTCTCCGGATCATGGGATGGGGGATTATACTTTTCCTGAAAATGATTGTAGACAGCCTAGAAGGTATGGTGGATCGTGTGTTGACGTTGACAGATTTTTTCATGAGTGAACCGGTTCAATCTTTTCTAGATATGATTCAACCGGTGCTTTATATTTTATTAGCTTTTTCATTAGCTATGATTGGCTTTCGTTTGATTTTCAATAAAGAAAAAAATCGGGCGGAGATCCCCATGAACATCTTTATCTCGATTATGACGATAACCCTCTTGACATTTGGGATGGGGAAAGTCGATGAATTTACTGGGGATGCTGTAGATTTGGCTCAAATCGAGACAGAGTCCTATACAACTTCAGATCGTGTAATGATTGATTATATCACGGACATTGCCGTATATGATGAAACAGGGTGGCAAACGCCAAATGTGGAAAAACAACACCATATCAGTCCAAAAAATATAGATAAAATTTCAATAAATGAAAGCATTACTAAGGATTTCACGAAAGCCAATGGTAATAAGTTAACAAGTGATGGCCAAAGAATTGTGATGCACAAAGTTGGCTTGGAATCAAACGGGGAAGAGGGGCTAGTCGAGTTAGGCAAAAGTAGTATATTTGACTTTTTACCCGAACACTATTATCGCTGGGATGTGGAGTGGTTTTCGGCGATTATAACCCTAGGGGTTATGGCTTTTACAATGGTTTTAATTTCGATTAAGGTTGCGAAACTCTGTTTCGAACTTGGATTTAATCATATTGTGGCGCTCATTATGGCCTATGCTGATATTTCTACAGGTCAACGCCTTAAAGCGATTATTAAAAACATTGGCAGCATTTTCGTTTCACTGATTATGATTTTCTTAAGTTTACGCGTTTACATGTATTACACCACCTTTATCAGTGACCACTTAGAGGGCATGGGCTATTTAGTTGCTCTCGTGGCAGGAAGTTTGGCTGTGATCGATGGGCCAAACATTGTCCAGAAACTCTTTGGTATTGATGCTGGACTAAAAAATGCCTGGCATGTAGCCATGGGGGGTTACTTGGCATCAAAAACCGTTGGGCCACCAGCGAAGAAAGCTGTTGGGGCTGTGGCTAGTGGAGGAACTAGTGCGGTGATGAATACAGGAGCCGGTGCAGTTGGAGCTCTTGCAGGTATGGCTAGTGGCAAGGGTTCCTCTCAGAATGCTCATGGACCTAGTCCTACTCAAGGTGCACAAGAGAAACTTGATCAAAAATATGGAACCATGCAGTCCACTAAAAGCTCTGGACAGCATTCTCAGCCCACACTACAGGAGAATAACCAGGAACAACAACCAGGCCGTGTATCCGGTGGCTCCACATCATCCATTCATGAAGAAATGCAGGAAGTAGAGCGAAAGCAACAGTCACCGAACATTAGCCCGAAACCTCGCTTACATGAGGAAATGAAACAAGGCAATCGACAAGAGGCTGCTTCCATGGAGGCTAAGGGTCCAGTAGGTCAACGATCGAACGAGATGCCATTCGTTGAACAGAGGCGGAAAAATCAACAAGCAACCCATGGAGAGCAATCAAAAGCTCCAACCAATATAGACGATATTCCCATGCCGAACCAGCATCGTACCGAACAGCGCACCGTGGGTCAATATATGAAAGACCGGACGAAGGATCGATTTAATAATAATCACAAGGTTCAAGGCGCTAAACGGACCTATAACCTATCACGAAAAACAACGGAAAACTGGAGAAAAAATATTCAAAAACGTCAACGAGACTCTTAA